One Terriglobales bacterium genomic window carries:
- the mtaB gene encoding tRNA (N(6)-L-threonylcarbamoyladenosine(37)-C(2))-methylthiotransferase MtaB — MASRYFVQNFGCRATQADGAELERQFASQGFRAAQTAAQADLVVLNTCTVTDSADKDARAAIRRVHRENPGAKIVVTGCYAQRAPEELAALPGVSQVVGNSHKHQLAELVAPPGFVPLRSLAETAGRPSLPNIFVSDIFAHTELLAAPVFEAETHAERTRPNLKVQDGCDNRCSFCVIPFVRGQSRSLPRARVLREVNALVALGYREVVLSGINLGRWGNDFERTEDFEDLVRAILGETPLEKLRLSSIEPMDWSDELIALVASSPRIAKHVHAPLQSGSDRILRAMHRKYRPWHYAERIGKARAAMPEAAIGADVMVGFPGETDELFEENRAFLAALPFTYLHVFTYSARPGTPAADMPGQVPERVRRERNRVLRELAAEKNHGFRQAFVGRELEAITLSRAGDGWTEALTDNYLKLELAGAHAPNQWLRVRVAGLSDDGLRGRML, encoded by the coding sequence ATGGCGAGCCGCTACTTCGTGCAGAACTTCGGATGCCGGGCCACCCAGGCGGATGGCGCCGAATTGGAGCGCCAATTCGCGTCGCAGGGCTTTCGAGCGGCCCAAACCGCCGCCCAGGCCGACCTGGTGGTGCTCAACACCTGCACGGTGACCGATTCCGCCGACAAGGATGCCCGGGCCGCCATCCGGCGGGTGCACCGGGAGAACCCGGGCGCGAAGATCGTTGTCACCGGCTGCTACGCCCAGCGCGCGCCGGAAGAGCTGGCCGCGCTGCCCGGCGTCTCCCAGGTGGTCGGGAACTCGCACAAGCACCAGCTCGCCGAGCTCGTGGCGCCCCCTGGCTTTGTGCCGCTGCGGTCGCTGGCGGAGACGGCCGGAAGGCCGTCGCTACCGAACATTTTCGTCTCCGACATCTTCGCCCACACCGAGCTGCTGGCCGCCCCGGTCTTCGAGGCCGAGACGCACGCCGAGCGTACCCGCCCGAACCTGAAGGTCCAGGATGGCTGCGACAACCGCTGCTCGTTCTGCGTGATCCCGTTCGTCCGCGGGCAGAGCCGCTCGCTCCCGCGCGCGCGCGTGCTGCGCGAGGTCAACGCGCTGGTCGCCCTGGGCTACCGCGAGGTCGTGCTCTCCGGCATCAACCTCGGCAGGTGGGGCAACGACTTCGAGCGGACCGAGGATTTCGAAGACCTCGTCCGCGCCATCCTCGGCGAGACGCCCCTGGAGAAGCTGCGGCTCAGCTCCATCGAGCCGATGGACTGGTCCGACGAGCTGATCGCGCTCGTCGCCTCGTCGCCGCGCATCGCCAAGCACGTGCACGCGCCGCTGCAGTCGGGCTCCGACCGCATCCTGCGCGCGATGCACCGCAAGTATCGGCCGTGGCACTACGCCGAGCGCATCGGGAAGGCGCGCGCCGCGATGCCCGAGGCCGCCATCGGCGCCGACGTCATGGTCGGATTCCCGGGCGAGACCGACGAGCTGTTCGAAGAGAACCGCGCCTTCCTCGCCGCGCTTCCCTTCACCTACCTGCACGTCTTCACCTACTCCGCCCGCCCCGGAACGCCGGCAGCGGATATGCCGGGCCAGGTCCCGGAGCGCGTCAGGCGCGAGCGCAACCGCGTGCTGCGCGAGCTGGCGGCGGAGAAGAACCACGGATTCCGCCAAGCGTTCGTCGGGCGCGAACTGGAAGCCATCACGCTCTCGCGCGCCGGCGACGGCTGGACCGAGGCGCTGACCGACAACTACCTCAAGCTGGAGCTTGCCGGCGCGCACGCGCCCAACCAGTGGCTGCGCGTCCGCGTGGCAGGCCTGAGCGATGACGGCCTGCGCGGCCGGATGCTATAA
- the rpsU gene encoding 30S ribosomal protein S21 — translation MQEGEPLENALRRFKRKVQQEDIIKEVKRHSFYLKPGEKRRTKEALARKRNRKKARKEQD, via the coding sequence GTGCAAGAAGGTGAGCCCCTTGAGAACGCGTTGCGCCGTTTCAAGCGCAAGGTGCAGCAGGAAGACATCATCAAGGAAGTGAAGCGTCACAGCTTCTACCTGAAGCCGGGCGAGAAGCGCCGGACGAAGGAAGCGCTGGCGCGCAAGCGCAATCGTAAGAAAGCTCGCAAGGAGCAAGACTAA
- a CDS encoding response regulator has protein sequence MKRRILLVDDELAILLTLKAILEINGFEVETATSAKEGIGKIKAATFDMVITDMKMENERSGYDVVRAAKKAEYRPATAILTAYPTLGHDWKQEGAQSMLVKPMNTEDLLRQIEVMLIQHADHKAKAAKASAKAAARVAENGAKNKAEMKRAV, from the coding sequence ATGAAGCGCCGTATCCTGCTGGTCGACGACGAACTGGCAATCCTGCTCACGTTGAAAGCGATCCTGGAGATCAACGGCTTCGAGGTCGAGACCGCCACCTCCGCCAAGGAAGGCATCGGCAAGATCAAGGCGGCGACCTTCGACATGGTCATCACCGACATGAAGATGGAGAACGAGCGCTCCGGCTACGACGTGGTGCGCGCGGCCAAGAAGGCCGAGTACCGGCCGGCGACCGCCATTCTGACGGCCTATCCCACGCTGGGCCACGACTGGAAGCAGGAAGGCGCGCAGTCCATGCTGGTGAAGCCGATGAACACCGAGGACCTGCTGCGGCAGATCGAGGTCATGCTCATCCAGCACGCCGACCACAAGGCCAAGGCCGCGAAGGCCTCGGCGAAGGCGGCGGCGCGCGTCGCGGAGAACGGCGCCAAGAACAAGGCCGAGATGAAGCGCGCGGTCTAG
- a CDS encoding zinc-ribbon domain containing protein: MEFQDKTLKCVDCGADFVFTAGEQLFFHDKQFKNEPKRCKACKGKRASALGLNSGSNYQKVETRTTCSNCGKETTVPFKPTQGRPVYCRECFQGKRGTSASAAGAAS; the protein is encoded by the coding sequence ATGGAATTCCAGGACAAGACTCTGAAGTGCGTGGACTGCGGTGCGGATTTTGTTTTCACGGCCGGCGAACAGCTGTTCTTCCACGATAAGCAATTCAAGAACGAGCCCAAGCGCTGCAAGGCCTGCAAGGGAAAGCGCGCGTCGGCCCTCGGTCTGAACTCCGGCTCGAACTACCAGAAGGTCGAGACGCGCACGACCTGCTCGAACTGCGGCAAGGAGACCACCGTCCCCTTCAAGCCGACGCAGGGGCGCCCGGTGTACTGCCGCGAATGCTTCCAGGGAAAGCGCGGCACCTCGGCGAGCGCGGCCGGCGCCGCGTCGTAA